In Zea mays cultivar B73 chromosome 7, Zm-B73-REFERENCE-NAM-5.0, whole genome shotgun sequence, the following proteins share a genomic window:
- the LOC103633851 gene encoding uncharacterized protein isoform X1: MSKFFMGCICLDITILQKMESEGAGEHFVEQADGSSHVVWTSAMSAYMLSNLASLVAEGIRTSTGFKKVHLNMCAKALNDYFKMKLTGEQVKNHLRTWKRRYAKINRLRKLSAASWNEDNYMITLDHEHYANYVQDHKSDAEFLNKPLENYKEMFTVFGNNMATGKYAKGSSEALGTEDRNSMAETEIDEGDVNAVPSPIDDIGASSSAPRPRKKAKVTSNEEAGLIGAFKDGAERLAMAIEKAGSDDLPPDLLQTLQSIPGFDDTHKAFYFAYLVKNPGLARQFPTLPLTYQISLLARFVSETFP, encoded by the exons ATGTCAAAGTTCTTCATGGGATGTATATGTCTGGACATAACCATATTGCAGAAAATGGAGAGTGAAGGAGCTGGTGAGCACTTTGTAGAACAAGCTGATGGTAGTAGCCATGTTGTGTGGACTTCTGCAATGTCCGCTTACATGCTCAGTAACCTAGCAAGCCTTGTGGCTGAAGGGATCAGGACATCAACAGGCTTCAAGAAAGTTCACCTTAACATGTGTGCTAAGGCTCTAAATGACTATTTCAAGATGAAGCTCACTGGAGAACAAGTGAAGAACCATTTGAGGACATGGAAGAGAAGATATGCGAAGATAAACAGACTTAGGAAGTTAAGTGCTGCTTCTTGGAACGAAGATAACTACATGATCACTCTTGATCATGAACATTATGCAAACTATGTGCAG GATCACAAATCTGATGCTGAGTTTTTAAACAAGCCTTTGGAGAACTATAAGGAAATGTTCACTGTCTTTGGAAACAATATGGCTACAGGAAAGTATGCAAAAGGATCAAGTGAAGCTCTAGGTACTGAAGATAGAAACAGTATGGCTGAAACAGAGATTGATGAGGGAGATGTTAATGCTGTTCCTAGTCCTATAGATGATATTGGGGCTTCATCCTCAGCTCCTAGACCTAGGAAGAAGGCAAAGGTTACTAGTAATGAAGAGGCAGGGCTGATTGGAGCATTCAAAGATGGTGCTGAAAGGCTTGCAATGGCTATTGAGAAGGCTGGTTCAGATGACCTACCACCTGACTTGCTTCAAACATTGCAAAGTATTCCAGGTTTTGATGACACACACAAGGCCTTTTActttgcatatctagtgaaaaatCCTGGATTAGCAAGGCAGTTCCCTACTCTCCCATTGACATATCAGATAAGTTTGCTTGCTCGGTTCGTTAGTGAGACCTTTCCTTAG
- the LOC103632305 gene encoding clathrin light chain 3, with product MSSSFDSITAVVGDDDELPPAPFDTAVDGTAAEYGGEQQGFGMRRGHRFAASYSSFGTAVSEDDLGGAGGEGGGGYGGFGIPPYSNGGPAYGYADNDANGVEHVMGAQDVMDGAAHAAGDISGGRLDEDLFSGAADDDDGAVLPPPEAMREEGILRREWRRQNALMLEEKERKERERRNEIIAEAEEFKRSFLDKRRLNCETNRTQNRDREKLSLANQERFHKEADQQYYWKAIAELVPREIPGLEKRGKRKEQERKPGIVVVQGPKPGKATDLSRMRQVLLKLKDKPPSHMVPPPPQAKEEKEKDGDKDAKKDGNKQEEKKDGKQQAAGPAEKKTDGPEMASAAGSPP from the exons ATGTCCTCCTCCTTCGACTCCATCACGGCCGTCGTAGGAGATGACGACGAGCTACCGCCAGCCCCGTTCGACACTGCCGTCGACGGGACCGCAGCGGAGTACGGCGGCGAGCAGCAGGGCTTCGGCATGCGCCGCGGTCACCGTTTTGCCGCGTCCTACTCGTCCTTCGGCACCGCCGTCTCGGAGGACGATCTGGGCGGCGCCGGCGGAGAAGGCGGCGGTGGGTACGGAGGCTTCGGCATCCCGCCGTACTCCAACGGCGGCCCCGCGTACGGGTACGCCGACAACGACGCGAACGGCGTGGAGCATGTCATGGGCGCCCAGGACGTGATGGATGGCGCGGCGCACGCGGCAGGGGACATCAGCGGTGGCCGACTCGATGAGGACCTGTTCAGTGGTGcggccgacgacgacgacggggcCGTCCTGCCGCCGCCGGAGGCCATGCGGGAGGAGGGCATTCTCCGCCGAGAGTGGCGCCG CCAGAATGCACTGATGCTGGAGGAGAAGGAACGGAAGGAGAGGGAGCGTCGCAACGAGATTATCGCAGAAGCGGAGGAGTTCAAGAGGTCCTTCCTTGACAAGCGCAGGCTCAACTGCGAGACGAACCGAACGCAGAACAGAGACAGGGAGAAG CTGTCCCTGGCGAACCAAGAGAGGTTCCACAAGGAGGCAGACCAGCAGTACTACTGGAAGGCGATCGCGGAGCTGGTGCCGCGCGAGATCCCGGGGCTGGAGAAGAGGGGCAAGAGGAAGGAGCAGGAGCGAAAGCCGGGCATCGTGGTGGTGCAGGGTCCCAAGCCCGGCAAGGCCACCGACCTCTCCCGCATGCGCCAGGTGCTCCTGAAACTCAAGGACAAACCACCATCGCACATGGTGCCGCCTCCACCGCAGGCCAAGGAGGAGAAGGAGAAGGATGGAGATAAGGACGCCAAGAAAGATGGCAACAAgcaggaagaaaagaaggatggTAAGCAGCAGGCAGCTGGACCGGCCGAGAAGAAGACTGATGGCCCTGAGATGGCCAGTGCTGCTGGATCTCCGCCGTAG
- the LOC103633851 gene encoding uncharacterized protein isoform X2, protein MSKFFMGCICLDITILQKMESEGAGEHFVEQADGSSHVVWTSAMSAYMLSNLASLVAEGIRTSTGFKKVHLNMCAKALNDYFKMKLTGEQDHKSDAEFLNKPLENYKEMFTVFGNNMATGKYAKGSSEALGTEDRNSMAETEIDEGDVNAVPSPIDDIGASSSAPRPRKKAKVTSNEEAGLIGAFKDGAERLAMAIEKAGSDDLPPDLLQTLQSIPGFDDTHKAFYFAYLVKNPGLARQFPTLPLTYQISLLARFVSETFP, encoded by the exons ATGTCAAAGTTCTTCATGGGATGTATATGTCTGGACATAACCATATTGCAGAAAATGGAGAGTGAAGGAGCTGGTGAGCACTTTGTAGAACAAGCTGATGGTAGTAGCCATGTTGTGTGGACTTCTGCAATGTCCGCTTACATGCTCAGTAACCTAGCAAGCCTTGTGGCTGAAGGGATCAGGACATCAACAGGCTTCAAGAAAGTTCACCTTAACATGTGTGCTAAGGCTCTAAATGACTATTTCAAGATGAAGCTCACTGGAGAACAA GATCACAAATCTGATGCTGAGTTTTTAAACAAGCCTTTGGAGAACTATAAGGAAATGTTCACTGTCTTTGGAAACAATATGGCTACAGGAAAGTATGCAAAAGGATCAAGTGAAGCTCTAGGTACTGAAGATAGAAACAGTATGGCTGAAACAGAGATTGATGAGGGAGATGTTAATGCTGTTCCTAGTCCTATAGATGATATTGGGGCTTCATCCTCAGCTCCTAGACCTAGGAAGAAGGCAAAGGTTACTAGTAATGAAGAGGCAGGGCTGATTGGAGCATTCAAAGATGGTGCTGAAAGGCTTGCAATGGCTATTGAGAAGGCTGGTTCAGATGACCTACCACCTGACTTGCTTCAAACATTGCAAAGTATTCCAGGTTTTGATGACACACACAAGGCCTTTTActttgcatatctagtgaaaaatCCTGGATTAGCAAGGCAGTTCCCTACTCTCCCATTGACATATCAGATAAGTTTGCTTGCTCGGTTCGTTAGTGAGACCTTTCCTTAG